The sequence below is a genomic window from Caloenas nicobarica isolate bCalNic1 chromosome 13, bCalNic1.hap1, whole genome shotgun sequence.
CGGCCAAGGTAAAAAGAAAACGAATCCTGTCAGCCACAGCCATGCCAGCAGAACAGGCAGCGGAGGACTGAACAAACTCTTGGCGTTTGGACTGTTGCACCCAGACGCTGCGTATCCCAGCGCTGGGCACAACCCAGCGGAACACACGAGTTCAGAGGCTGCTGTAACGACAGCGCGCTGACCTGCCGGCCCTCCCGGCTGTCCAGCTGGCAGCACCATCCCGTGTCTCTCATACACCCTGCACAGCGATGAGCTGAGCCAAGTCTGCAGCTTTTGCACCCAAAGCCTGTGTTGCACTGGCACATACCTGAGCATCCGCGAGGAACCACTGCCCTCCGGGCTGTCTCTCGGCAGAGGCAGAAGCGCAGcggcaggaacagccccagcacacttctccagcattttaaaccaaaagttttaaagaaaaaaacagaggtgCAGCAGTAGAAGAAATGCCTATAAATACCCACCCGTTAAAGCAGGGGGAAGCTGGGTCATTGAAGTGCGCATAGGGGTCTTTGTTTGACAAACGAGCCCTACACATCCAGCAGAAATCCAGCATGCAGCTTGCACACGTCATCTTGTTACAACCATCTATTTtctgggaggggaaggaaacgAGAAAGAGCATTAACAAAATCTGCCATGTCAGGCTTGTCTCTAAACGATAACAGTCCTCAAAAACGCATCAACTAAGGAACACATTCTACCCGATTCTCCAGCCCTTTCCCTCTGTATTTACCTCTATGggggcagcacagccaggacaggtCTTGGAGTTGCTTTCCAGCCATTCTTTACTGTCCATCTCCTCCAGGATTTTCTCAATCACTCGTTTGCCATAACGTTGTTCCAAAAATCTTTTAGTTTCTCGGTCTCCTTCTAAATACTCTCTTCGCACAGCAAATAATTTCTCTGgggaataaaacaaacaaatcagctTTTCtaatatattatataaagaAGTCCAGCTAATAACAGCATAAATTATTCTCAAAGGAAATGAACATCACTAATTCATTGGCAAGTAAAACATCAAACTATATAAGAAAAAAGATGAGAATATGTGAACCCCTCTACCTCCAAATTCAATGCTTCTACAAGTTTCATTATAAAAGAGACCAGCCAAAGGAATTAGAACAAATCTACAATGTAAAATAATGGGAAAACGTTCATACTGTTTCTGACCACACATTCAGTAAATCTTTGTTACGTGACTTTGAGGCCCACCGGACAGAGGAACCTCCACCTGATTCCAATCTCAACTCCGACAAGAGAAAGTGGTGGATTTGCAGGAAAGGGTCAAAAAAGGCACATGTacaatttttcttcccttgctaTGGCCTCTCAGAATTTGGCAATCAGCAGCTTAGGGACTTCctgagctggggagggtcatcAAGGGAATATTTTGAATGGGCAGCAACAGACCTACTCCACATCGATCTCATTTTTTACAAAGCTCACATGGCGATGAGCTTCCTTACTCAATTTCTGACTTTCCGTCTTTTTCACATCCCGCTTAGTTGCTTCTCAATGCAGTTCTGAAATCTGACGACTCACCTGCCGTGAGCTGACATGGAGAGATCCCGTGGTACGTCATTCGACAGAACGTACAAAAGGCGTAGTTGCAGTAGGAACAGATGCCAATGATGCTCTCGGGTTCCTTCATGACCGGGGTCTGGCAGCCGCGGCGGGGGCAATACACCACGTCTGCCATCCTGTCCAGGCTGGACTGCAGCAGCAGGCGGTCATAACGCGCAAACAGCTGCTCTCCAACCAGCTCCTTCACCTGGACCAAGACCAAGGAGAGATGACGTGCCTGAAACGCGGAGCCTGCTGGCGTCAGCAAAAAGCAGTGAgtcacacaatcacagaacgtcaggggtgggaagggacctcggaagctcatccagtacaatccccccgccggagcaggaacacccagatgaggttacacaggaaagtgtccaggtgggttggaatgtctgcagagaaggagactccacaacctccctgggcagcctgggccaggctctggcaccctcaccatgaagaagtttcttctcatatttaagtggaacctcctgtgttccagtttgcacccactgccccttgtcctgtcaccggttgtcacccagaagagcctggctccatcctcctgacactcgccctttccatattgatcaccatgaatgaggtcaacCCTcggtctcctccaagctcaagagccccagctcctcagcctttcctgacacgggagatgctccactcccttcagcatcttcggggctgcgctggactctctccagcagttccctgtccttctggaactgaggggaccagaactggacactattccagatgaggtctcaccagggcagagcagaggggcaggagaacctctctgacctactgaccaccccccttctgatcccccccaggtcccattggccttcctggccacaagggcccagtgctggttcatggtcatcctgctgtcccccagaaCCACCAGGTCCCtctcccctacactgctctccaacagctcattCCCCAACTAATACTGGAAcgtggggttgttcctgcccacatgcaagactctacatttgcCCTTGTTAGATTTCATTACATTTCGCCCCGTgctcgctggatggcagcacagccttctggcgtgtcagccactcctgtCAATGACAAAGAACCTACAGCAGGGATGAATCCACTCTAGAGTCTCCAAGAGGTCATGAAAATGCTATTTCAATAAAGATTAATCAAATGAAAAGCATGCACTGTGAAATGCAATGGGACATCCAATCAGGCCTCTGGCCGATGCCAGTGCTACTAAAGTGAGCAAAGCTGTGTGCCAAGTGATCCAGGTTTAACTTCGAGGCCTCTGTGTGACTCACGCACATGAACAAACCTTCCCCAGGTACGGTCATAACGCTCACCATGACAAGCCACACCTTGTGTGCCATAATCACCAGCACATTACAGAACTCGACCGTCACCGCTTGCACATTTCATTACCTGGCCAGGAGTGGCAACCGACGAACACTCCGAGTCGGGGCAGTTGAGACACTGGACCTGCCCGTCCCTGATCTGGATTTCGAAGTAGTCCTTCAGGCACGCTCTGCAGTACACGTGGCTGCACTCCATGAAGTACATACACTCGTTGCCCAGCTTCTCGCAGAAGCAGATATTGCACAAGAACATCTTGCTGTCGAAGCATTTCCTCCTCTGAGCCTGGTCCGAGTCCAAGATTTCCCTGATCAGACTCGACAGCGACTCCACGTCCTGCACGGCTCTTGCATCGAGGATTTCTGCTCCAGCCGCAGCCGCGCACGCTGCACCCTCGCACTGCTCAGCGTCGGCAGGTTCCAACGGCGGCCCACTCTGCCCGCTCCCTCCATGGCACATCTTGAGCTCATACGGGGAGGAAATCTTCAGATAACTCAgtgtttcttccttcagaaactgcaTCCAGGCAAACAAGACCACGGAGCCTCGATTCTCTTCCCACATGTCATCCAAGCGCCTGCAAAGAGCGCTGagctagaaaacaaaaacaattgcAGGGCTCAGGAAGTTCTGACGACTCGTTACTCTTTGCCTCTCCTCCCATGGTCCTCCTTAGTGCCAACTTACATTTCACATTCTGGAGGTGTTAGTACACACATgaaatacatacaaaaataatgcTCACAGATGCAGCTTTCACTCCTCCGCACGGTGACCACGTAACAGTAAGTAGGAAACAAAAGGAGAGCCAACTGAAAGAGCAACGTAATCTCTTATGTCTTCATTTGACTTTCATCTACTGCACTAACATCCCCCAGAGCACTAATAGTCATGAACTTAGCCCAGGCCACTAAAGCTCTGTTCAAATGTCAAAACTATTCTGCAAACCTGGGCTCGGGAGAGCCATTTTCCACGGAGGGTGAACACGGGTGGGGAGGTTGACGGGTAGTCAGGTGGGAGCTCAAAATTCAGCACAAGGGGAGGCAGAAAGCTGACGGTGTATTCGCTGCGGGTGCTCCGGAGGGTCTCTGCGGAATTGCCTGAATCAAAGACGATTGAGAAATAACAAGAACGTGAAAACTAACAAAATGCAACTCCTGGTGACAGCACCCAATATAGTTCATTTCATTGGATACAGTTCTGGGTTTAACATCCAACCCTCAATAACTCAGCTTCTCAGGGCAGTCATAGTTCATGGAGTTGTATGTACATGGTGAAATCAGGAAACACCAGAACTGTGAAATATCAGATCCTCCATATACGAAGGCCACGGAAAGACATatcctcaaggaaaaaaaaaacccacacgtCATAAATGAACTTCACTATTCCAAAGCAATACTATCACTCATCTCTAATTTTAAAGCTCACTGAGGAGGTTACACGTATGAGGATGAAATCACCCACTCAGATATAAACCCAAACAGCACGACGAGCACGGAACAGGGTCAGTCCTGGCTCTGTCGCTCAGAGCTCCTACGGGTCACTAGAGCAGCAAACACCGGAGCATCTCCTGGCAATGAGCCCAGCCAAACCTCATTTTGGAATAACACAAAACATCCAACTCACCATTCACAGAAATTATGAAGTCTTGGGGCAACTCCAGAAAAATCCTCGTTTCTCCTCCTTGGGCGGACTCGGATCTCTTAAACACATCCTCATCGTAAATGCTGGCCAAAGCCAGCAGCTCGTCCTCCTGAGcttctttgtcttctgaagACATGGAGAGTTGCTGTGGAGGTGACACCACGCTACAGCATCAACTGAATTAACACGGCCCAGTCAAACCATTCATCTGGGCTATCGACATTACGCTGCTATAAGACGACTTAGACACTCAAGTAACTCACATATAAcaatagaaaatataattaagcTTATTTTACAGGTTGAACAAATATCAATAgctgtagaaaataaaagacacCTTAACAGAACATTGGAAAGTCCAAAGGAAATTGTCTATGAGTGTTAGTGGCTAAAGACAGTACGTCTCGCCTGGTGTTataaaacaaagaagcaaacagcTGCATTTGTGATTGAAGCTATTAAAGACATCACCAAGCAGCTTCAAACCCTCCACAGGCATCTCGTAGCTGCGCTGCTGTACAGCTCTGGAGTTGGGGCAACAAAGCCCCATTTCATCAATTACCTGTTCACGCCCAGCCGGGCAGCGCAAGTCGCAGGTGCCGGTTGCCAGCGCTGAGCTCCTGAGCGCTCCTCTGGGGAACCAGAGACCAGA
It includes:
- the RNF14 gene encoding E3 ubiquitin-protein ligase RNF14 gives rise to the protein MSSEDKEAQEDELLALASIYDEDVFKRSESAQGGETRIFLELPQDFIISVNGNSAETLRSTRSEYTVSFLPPLVLNFELPPDYPSTSPPVFTLRGKWLSRAQLSALCRRLDDMWEENRGSVVLFAWMQFLKEETLSYLKISSPYELKMCHGGSGQSGPPLEPADAEQCEGAACAAAAGAEILDARAVQDVESLSSLIREILDSDQAQRRKCFDSKMFLCNICFCEKLGNECMYFMECSHVYCRACLKDYFEIQIRDGQVQCLNCPDSECSSVATPGQVKELVGEQLFARYDRLLLQSSLDRMADVVYCPRRGCQTPVMKEPESIIGICSYCNYAFCTFCRMTYHGISPCQLTAEKLFAVRREYLEGDRETKRFLEQRYGKRVIEKILEEMDSKEWLESNSKTCPGCAAPIEKIDGCNKMTCASCMLDFCWMCRARLSNKDPYAHFNDPASPCFNGLFNAMLIDGEPWEPGD